In Magallana gigas chromosome 1, xbMagGiga1.1, whole genome shotgun sequence, the sequence ATAACGACTTAATAGCATTTATTCAGTTTTTGaatgtgcataattaaaaaaaagtttatttgtgACAATAAAAGTACACTGgtagcaacgttattgttgacgaACGACACGCACAATTATGATACACGAATGATCACGCATGATACACGGGCGATGACTAACTTACTGAATGTTAAAACACAAACAATAACGATAACACACGCAAACAAACAATTCTGCACCATTAAACatgcaaaatcaaaaataatttttaagattagaaatAAGGAAacgtattgctttaattttttctacaatatgcttgttttttcttttttgtttttgtttcgttttgtttttgttttgaaagcGGCATGTACAGTAGCCATGCGCTGTTGTATTTTGTACGCgtaaacaatattatataggtttcaaacacaaattttttttttgcctccATAACGAACATGAACATATcataagttaaagaaaattaaagaaataaataaaaagcatGCATAAACTACACAAAAATTTACATCCTAGTTATTGTTTGTTATCCGATAcccttttatgatttatttatgcGGAATATAGGTCAATTTGTTACCTTGTTCAAAAGAATTTAGATTTTTCACATCccatattttcacaatttacggtacataattgattttattctatttattctaaatattaaagcgtctaaataagttcaatttctttcaaatgtttatacaatgtacaatgtaccaGAGGAGAATGCGTATCGTGTTCTCATTTTAAAAGGAAACTGGGGGatggttgttttgattttaacggGGATGGGTAAGCTTGACCGCTTACATTCAATGTGTCTCtcttgaaaatattattaaaataatgtgtCAAGATGCAATATATGTAATAGGTGCTTGATTTATGCTGATTACAAAAGTATGCAAAACTAACTCGACCAAACAAAGGATTGACTGAATTGTTGAAATACGTatcttaaaatgtatttaaagactaaagaaatcaaagtactgaaagtactgaaaagcgctaacctagcttggttctaagaaaatttaatgtgtgcaagcgtaggcggaaatgagccttattgaaattttggtttatgtttaatgaatatcaatttaaagtatcgaaggccagatttctttaaatatatgttactttctgaagatgatgtgaattaaagctgaacacgacttgtatatggatacttgcctgaaaaaagatatgttaaaatcacaaattataccttttgaacagtaatttatcacagttttttgtacattttcttgcaaagaatcgattttatttttctatattttttcatcactgcgtagcatcccgtgctgatgtacgtaagccccgcaaaccaatcgtatcgactcggccatttccgtcacccagataactggttccctatacctcttaccagtttaaatgatgtatatttctgctcatagagggcagttattccttgcaccggaagcagaagtctaacgacaataaagcgctgagctatgctcagcgctttaaaaatagtttaaaaagatCAGCACGGACAAGATACATACAGAAAACCAATTTTCAATgttcttctataaaaaaaaaaatttaaattcactttgttgcattgtttaaataaaaaactacTTGTCGTTGTTTTTAGAATAAATCCTGGcatttcgtaaaaaaaattacaaaacgaAATCATTCACggtaaaaaaaataccacaaactatttttttctaatacacgcacgatcccgcacgttaAACGAACGATCACCAACATTACACAAACTATTTATcacgattggcttgtcaacaataacgttgttatCACTGTATAAAGGataaacaaatcttttttaCGATCGAagatagtttgtatttaaatttatctatattttaagATTCTAATATCCATGCATCTTAAgtagaaaataattaatttggtGCACCTATTGCGAATTAAATCTGTTTCGATTAATCTTTTAAATCAGTATGACATTTCATGGATTCATTTGCACAAACAAGACATaaacaagagaaaaagaaaacccaacaaaatcaaatcaaatctttGTTACATTGAGTTACAGTTGAAATAATCTTAATATATAACACCTTAAAAAACGTTTGCAAGACCAGGTTGAAATGGAACTTCAAGGCAGAACAGCACTTGTGACGGGCTTCGCTGGCGCCATTGGATCGGTGATTGCTACATCTTAAGCGAATGCCGGATGTGACGTCATTGGGGTAGACAAAGTGAAACATGATATTTTACGGATGTCCATCGATGAAATAAAAACAGAGTAAagcaaatttattttgaaatgtttaaacataGACAGATTAAACTTGCTTGGTTTTCTGctttaaaagttaagattttgttttccttaTCATAAGCGAATGATTATAAGACGGAATGCCAACGTATCATCATACTCTATAAgcaattaaaaacatttctgtGGGTTatattttcccattttttcCACAGAAGTAAACGGGATGTTAAATTCTTCCAATGCAACCTTTTAAACAAAGAAGACATCCATAAGGTTTTCCAAGATCTGAAGTCTGGAGATGTTGACATTTTAGTTAATGCAGCTGGTATATAttcatccatccatccatccatccatccatccatctatcaATAcctcattcatttatttatctacCATCTTTCACCTATCCTTTTAATCATCCATTCATCCTTTGATTCATCCTTCCAGCCAACCAAAAATAATTTACCAAATCATTCAGATATCATTCTACAGGTCGATTATCAATCAACAAGATTGAAGATTTGTCTGATGATGTTTGGGATGAAGATATAGGCCTCAATTTGACTGCACCATTCGTATTGATAAAACTGGTTATTAGCTTAATGAAAGATAAAggtaaaattaaattacaaaaatatatgtattctatgttTATGTTTTCAAGCTGGCATAATAAAATGGATTGTATTATATTTAGAGACAAATTGCTTTACTCTTGCATTTAAATTGAGTGAAAGTAGGATATTATTAAAACTGAGCGAAAAATTGCCCCAGGTTATGTTCTGACCGTGCAACAAGAAATTAGAGTAACTACCTAACAGATAATATATGCAACAATGGAAACAAAATTCGTCTTGTTGGTGTTCGGCTTCTAATACATTGTGCATAAATGTACCGAAAAgacaattttatttctatttatcaaaaataaaaggcagtttttattttatagtatataaatgttgtttttcttttttgctgtATTTTTCTAATTTCAGGTTGGGGaagaattataaacatttcttcTATTATGGGAATAAAGGCAACAGGAAGAATCTCAAGTTATATTGCCTCTAAAACTGGTCTTATTGGACTCACAAGGGTAAAACTTTACTTCTTTCTAAACATTTTCTAATAGCCTCTTTATGTGTTGTTTTATTATGTTTCTTTTAATGGAGTTTttgatttagaaaattttgtttgaaaaatacccAGCCTGTTTGTTCAATATTTCCTAACAGCTTCTTTAATCGTGTATGTAATAACATTGTTAACCTTCCAAGGGAAACATTCttgtctgattttagaaataaaaaaaaccaaaaaaacaaaaaaaaacaaaaacaaatgaacTATATTAAAATGTTAGGAAATCATTAGTTTGAGagagtagaatttttttttttatcatttttcacaaGTGAGTATAAATCGTTAATTAGTTTACCCCGAAAAATATATTCGAGATATCTGTTCAACTTAGCATTGTTTGTGAAAAATGTCGGTTATCATGACCAATGAAGAATATCTTTAAGGAagagagaaaaataaattcGAAGACATTCGGACTAGCGAACATAAATCTTAGTTAAAACgttgataagaaattaaaagattaTTCAATATAGGTGAaatgatttaacaaaaaaataatgattttatatcAGAAGTTTACAATTATTCTTTTGGTAAAGGAAAATGTCATTTCTCTCAAAGAGAATACTTTAATTATGGTTTATGGTTTCAACATCTATGACTTGATGtactttaagtttaaaaaagacCTTATGTATACACATCCTTATCGTGTTGTTCTAATACTTGCTATGGATTTATCATAAGGACAAGTGTATAAACGCCTTTTCCTATCACGTATATATGAAACCAACGGCAATATTAGACTTTGACcaatattaaacttttaataaaaagGATTTCAACATCTTTAAAACTGTTTGTATAAAACGCATCAATAGTTCAGATTAATATAATCTATAACACAGAGGAGCAGTCTGGCCTGATTTAGCAAAACATGCCATGCATTGTTTATGATAGTACTCAATTCGTTTAAACAGGTACACTTCTTAAAttaggggcatggtcacgattttggtcaaattctatttttatgtttttattatttacaatactttagaaatgcatttctaatgatcaaatcaaatttgagagtcattcgtagagttataagcaagatacagggctcacaattctttgtgaTGTAAACagggctcgtgtcctgtttttgtttacataggttcaatataccagtaaaaatcttcttccagcttatttgtctatcttttttatttattttgagcatagataaacagttcctaatgtttaaaacatttgttttaggttaaaaactgaaatttttacttcaatgttcaaaaggtaaacaaacgttttgtttttcaagctctgtaactcgcttataacttaaCAAATGACAATTggatttcggttgcctattaaaaatgcctttctgaagcattgtaaatattaaaatcggaaaaatgattttgaccaaaatcgtgaccatacccctttaaAAGACTATAAACATTCACATACGAAACAATTGAACATAcaaatctagaaaaaaaaaaacaaaacctatAAATCCGGTGCATTTATCGAACAAATCtaagttttatcaacatttaGAACAAAACCAACTTTTTCCTCCAATCAGCAGTCGCTTGATAATCTATGAAGTGATGTTTTCAATCAATAAGAATTTCTTTAAGTTCCAGCAAAGTCACATTTTGATTGACAGCTAAGGAAGCCGTAGATCAAAGAGAGATAATATCTGATCGGCACCGACATTTTGATCAGGCAGTGAAAAAGTGGGTTATGTTCTATTTATTTACatcatattaagtaaaatttacgcTTCGCATCCCTCTTAATCGCgtaaattttactaaatatgATCGAACTATTACACAAACGCCCGCTCGCGTGTCGAGTGTTAATCCAATCATAAAGGGTCTAGCTTCTTACTCACTTTTGTTTCTTCACACGTTTTGAATCTGTATTGTTGTAGAATGGAGACAATCGCTAACCGCATCTCGACCAGAGCTAGGCGCATGCCTATACAGCTACGGGGACCATGTCCAAAGGGTAAATAAGCGTATGGGTGCCGCTTAGCCTTGTTTTCCGGAGTGAaccttttaattaaatcataattGAATGACCCTAGGAATGTTTATTGATCAGTAAGTATATGCATTTAATAGATAATCATTCgggataaattttatttttacaagaaaGATAAATACAACACCACAACATTTCTCTTTTTGATtattaaaactttaataaaGGCCAATATACACAAAAACTACACATGTAAAAAATCTATTATGAGGTTAATGtgtgtttttgataaaaaaaagtttaagaatTCAACATTCACTTTTTCATTCATATCCgtttgaaaatacattttatataatttaaatttaacttGTTCTTTTGATTAGCTCACACAAGTTATGGAGTTATGGCTGATATATTACTTTATCATAGAAATGACATGTAGTgagatttatttattatttattagtaCTTTTTAGCATTATTTCACCACGTAGTGTGATATCCTTTTATCATATCTCAAACACCATTTCtgatttaatcaattttttgttaaattattgattttacgtttatattgtatattattgtacatgtactaagggGTGCTAATCCAAATGTGTGTACGACGTGTAGGTTTTCTGTCTTTTAGCTAGAATATATGCCATATGAAATGGTACCTTTCAGGATCAAATTTGGTCGGATTTTCCCAGAACCTTGGGTCCCTGTGGATACTGTAGATTGGAAAAGAGATGTCCGTACCATTGGGAACAGTGTATCCTTCTATCACAATATCCCTTTCTGCAAGTCTATGAGTCCTGAAAATGCAATTAGTTTATGTAGTTGTGCTGTTAGAATGTTAAGAATAATATAGTTAATGTAAATGTTATAGATATAGGTGATTGAGAATTATGGCATTCCAATAATTCTAATGGTAAATttgatattgaattattatATGTACTAGCTGTGATCTGTAGCTTACTGGTCTGTTaaaaaaatggatgaaaaaaatagatctacagtgccacccattgaaaaaggTGTATGTTTTATTGCACACACAAAGTTATATGGTTCTCAATTTatgttagtttttaaaatatatatagcgaaaagagaaaaaattatatgtcTTTTGAGTTATGCACTTGAGTTTAAATTTACCTTCATGCTGACGGATAAAGCCTCAGAGTCTCACAGAAAACTCTCTCTAGGTACTCCAGTTTTTGGACATTGTCGTAATTAGGTGGCTCCTATCAATGTATGTTAGCCAAGTCGTATGAAAGTGAATAGCGATCGTTTTGCATGCGTTTCGCTCGGGTGACATATCAAACAGTCAGTTTAAATTTTCGTATTGTAAAAAAGTATCCGTTCtcgtaaaataaattttgtgcTCTTATTTGTTATAGAAAAGAAACCATAGATtgcaatattttattgcataataaTCAATACAATAGTGTGAGATCCGCAAAAATAACAAACCTTGCCCAGAATGGCGTCTATTTCTTCGATGATTTTTTCTTGACAGTCGGGGTGAGTGGCCAGATTGTAAGCAGTAAAGGCCAAGGCATTGGACGTGGTGTCGTATCCCACCAACAGAAAAAGAATAGAATTACCCACAATCTCATCCATAGTAAGGCCtacaaatcaataaaatcttGGAAACCATGTGTAAAGTGAAATTCACTTACATTCTAATCTTCACTTTCATGACGCTCTATGATGAGCAATTTCAACATTATATCTGccttaaactttgaaatatgaTATGTTGGGCTATGAACTATtattaaaacttcaaaaaatCTATGTTTAAAGTTCActttaaaattgaacatttccttttatttttgcataggGTTCTTTGCTTAAAGGAAGTAAACATGGCCTAAAATGGCAACGGCCATCCAGTCCTCCTAATGCCCTTTTTTACATACATATTCGACCacaaatttattattatcaCGTAATCATGCAATTGCTATTAGGAAGTATTTAAACTTACTTCTCGTTTTCCATTTGTTTTCATCTCCTTCGTAGCTATGAATGTTTTCGGACTCATCGACGCCTGTGTCATGATGTGCATTCAACATCAGCTGCAGCAGGTCCACGGGCTTCTAGTAGCAAAAAAATCCAgatcaaaatgaacataattattATAATCGAAGCAGTTTTACTAAAAATACAACTACGGAGACCAACGGTAGTACAAACACTGTACTTCccaatatatcatataataatatcACGTCATCTTGTACATTAAGGGGTGTTCTCTATTTTATAAAGATGTTGTACTTGAAACTATATATTCGTTCTCTAACCTTGCTGTCTTCCATTCTTTGATCGACAGCTCGCTTGACAGCACGCCGGAAGAATGACAGAATCTCCAGTCGATTGAAAGGTGACATTCCAAGCCAGTATAAAAAGGTatcaatttttggaaatatCACTAAAGCATAAAGAAGAGGAAAAAATATTGTGTCACGTCCAAATAGAAAAAGATGTTTCAGAAAttctgaaaacaaaatgaaaaatgtatttccatttctttttatgtcatgtagggtcttccgtttatatgcatttaaagaaatatacagGTTGAGATCATAAAAtcaatgcatgtacattattAACTTgtcataatatatttacatcggTTTTTGAGCACTACATGAGAATCTGAGAGgtcatattatttaaaaagacaAGAATGTTTTAACTTACGAATAAGTATCAAAATCGGAGTAAAGGAAATGTTTAAGAATTTCTTAGTATATTTGacaaaatcattgtccggattTTTTTTGAGAGTCGATATCCATTCCAAAACCAGTTGAGGCGATGACATCTAATGTATAAGCGCCAAAAAcactgaaaaacatatttggcaattacaattattaaatgtaaagaaattctttttttcaaaaaagtaaggacattttaaaaaaagtataacctatgtgaaataaaaagggtattatattttatttgtcgACACGgaacaaaaatgatttaataagCCAGttgtcattttacaatttttttcttttatatggtTAATTTCTTGACAtctaaaacaaacaagaaatgtTGATAGATTTCGTGTGAAGGTATAATCATTTTGTTGGTCATAAATTCAATATTGTTATAAGGCGAAAACAAATGCGACGCATCGTACTTATAAATGAATAGAATCACCATATAGAGCTAGACACTTCCCACAAAAAATGGGAATCTAAATTTGTACAGAATACACTAGAATACAAGTCTATACCATTTAGTAACATTTCTATTATTATTCAGCCACCATTCATTCAAATTTGTACAGTGCCACAAGAGTGTGTAATGATACTAGGTAATTTAATCATAACGTACTCTTTGAAGTCTATTGGTTTTCCTGTTTTGACCCTTTCCGTCAAGTTATCCAACAGTTGTTCATATTTGGCTTTAAACAAAGGCTCCATCTGAAATGCATGCATctcttatgattttattatgtataATACGAAGTCAAagtagtttaaaaaaagaattcttaGTTTATTGCAAGTATACTGAACAGTTTTTGACATCAAATTCTATGAATAAAAGTATTTCTTTGTTACGTATATCCCACAGTTTTCTATTGTACATTAACCTTTtacagcatacatgtatattgtatataggATTATTTTCGTGTCGTGTAATGTTTGCCtctctacacttgcaaacggtttcgtcTAATAATGAATTAACCCACACACAGTTGTGTTATAGGATATAGATTTTGAGATATTTGAATTTGTCCGGTATAAaatttgtcaatttaaaaaaaaagaagaatggGAAAATAAATCGGGATCAGTCAACAACTGGTTTATCAATCATTacatataaaagcagtaataactagatgctgtcattagacagtaatacccgcaccatgtgtttgcccctaaataacactgttttgtaccagtttaattaaaaatgaaggctacatgcaagctccggtaatacaattaaaatttataattttcataactgaaggattaGATCCCTTCagatatgataatacacatcgtgacatgagcagcactttatgtgcaatttggggtagaactgtttgcattgaattttcagttaatcaataatcttaacattttatgtcatagaaagtataatggtctatataattattacaaagaaaattaaaaattaaattatgccccctccccgtggcggttgccggttttagatttgcttctgtgtgcctacatgaacatcatcgtgtgcacagatttagagatggggtgggagtgaggggtccagaccccccctccccatgaaaattcatttatatcaattgtaaaagtaccaaaaatacaccttggaccccaatgctcttacagacatgtaaacgctcaaacccattgtgcttcaatgttaggtaacattatttggggggtaaatatttaatcaatatttgatatacttaattgtttatctcaatagaaagtatacatgtacatcacaatatgaaggtatcctgcaccaccttaaagctgttatttacctaataaaatagtgcaagtggatttgaagaatatgtcataaaaatacatgcacgttacaaatgaatgatctttgtctgaagttacgtacacaatacaggtctgcatgtctcattagcgggtactagttttacccagcccttcgattagatgggttcacgtgtatacatacatgggtgttgctaaaacgcggaacggaaaacggaacggaagggaaaacggaaaatcttatctaatgttatttacctcatagatttgttaatcatgctaaaacgatatactttatgtacctttttatttttttttttgaaagattagcaatatcagattatttattcaagaatatttatttcctcaaaattaacagtacatgcattgaccactatattctgtccagaaatatcctcgattcactttttgctgtatatttatatatacctcagggttcaagcgattctcttttagaagcattacacattctcattattctttctttaaaacgtcctctctagcttatcagctggtataaatacacggctaaaaacaaagaagtctacggggttttgcatttcaacagacccggattatagtgttgaaaaattgtgcaaggtcttctgagtgacttccaaatggagaaaagatgtcaacattttccattataaatcgtccaaatgtgctgcatgaatattttgggatcgacatactatagtcccaatatataatcgtaaAATCAAAtaaggcaacgtctagagctctctatgcggatcatatgtatatagctgctggaataaacaactgcttagtaatgcaaacgtaaacaaaattgcattgctaaaaatactagtttcacaaattgctagtttcacaaattaccgggtatattttaatgttttctgtattttaatttttaatgtcgtcagtcctacgggtttttttcttccatctcaatgatactgtatcgtctgtatgataaaagatcgtctagaacaccggcaattcaattttgatgtaagtatatacatgtacatcatcatatttgaaatataaaaatactcataaCACGCATAAAAccctttcactaactgcgtacgttacgctgatatgccagcaataccaaataagaaaaataagtaaaaagttataactAATTTActcgtttaatcatgtaaatgtttcacaattcgtatacatttgattttttcgtttcgtactcaactaaagccgaatgaatacaatgctataattgatagacattcatatgaatattaataagataacaacatgttgataatcattcattagatataaataaaagatacaaagtaaatcgtttctggccagtctataccctttttaagcgataaacgtgatgctattttccattccgttccgctttccgttccgtttttcgttccgcgttttagcaacacccatacatacatgtctatgttttccgtatgcagaaaaggattaggcccctcgttaaga encodes:
- the LOC117687833 gene encoding D-beta-hydroxybutyrate dehydrogenase-like, which gives rise to MSIDEIKTESKRDVKFFQCNLLNKEDIHKVFQDLKSGDVDILVNAAGRLSINKIEDLSDDVWDEDIGLNLTAPFVLIKLVISLMKDKGWGRIINISSIMGIKATGRISSYIASKTGLIGLTRNGDNR